One region of Alcanivorax sediminis genomic DNA includes:
- a CDS encoding AraC family transcriptional regulator, with amino-acid sequence MQDFARASALYGFDSLAEEYGLPHKALLKEVGLPENTLDHLQGLVSYRRFLALLELSAKQAGDPLFGLKLGLRQGITVLGPIVYLLNNASTVGEALSELRQYFHLHMGAAHVEVSAYGDKIQLAYRVLDPKQPGINHGAELALGVGRKMLKTLMGHNWTPHPMLLEHAPQAPLQAYRDVLGIVPRFNSDTTALLLDPEELELPLSEADPALHQLIRAHLDTLQRLSDLELPGYVSNLMRDLLPQGRVKVDQVAECMAMSRRTLQRRLGESGTSFQKVLDDTRQNMALRYLRDSQLQVTQLSDLLGYADLSAFSRAFTRWFGMPPSRWTPDNIG; translated from the coding sequence ATGCAGGACTTTGCAAGGGCTTCTGCGCTGTACGGCTTTGACTCCCTGGCGGAAGAGTATGGTCTGCCCCACAAGGCACTGCTCAAAGAGGTGGGCCTACCCGAGAACACCCTGGACCACCTGCAAGGTCTGGTGTCCTATCGACGCTTTCTGGCGTTGCTGGAGCTCAGTGCCAAGCAGGCCGGTGATCCACTATTTGGCCTGAAGCTGGGACTCCGGCAAGGTATTACGGTACTCGGGCCGATTGTCTACTTGCTGAATAACGCCAGCACCGTGGGCGAAGCGCTGAGTGAATTGCGCCAATACTTCCATCTGCACATGGGTGCCGCCCACGTGGAAGTCAGCGCTTACGGCGACAAGATCCAGCTGGCCTACCGGGTATTGGACCCCAAGCAACCCGGCATCAACCACGGCGCCGAGCTGGCACTGGGCGTAGGCCGGAAGATGCTAAAAACCTTGATGGGACATAACTGGACCCCCCACCCCATGCTGCTGGAGCATGCTCCCCAGGCACCGTTGCAGGCTTACCGGGACGTGCTGGGTATTGTCCCCCGGTTCAACAGTGATACCACGGCCCTGCTGCTCGATCCCGAAGAACTTGAGCTACCGCTCAGCGAGGCGGACCCGGCCCTCCATCAACTGATTCGTGCGCACCTTGATACCCTCCAGCGTCTCTCCGACCTGGAATTACCTGGTTACGTCAGCAACCTGATGCGTGATCTGCTGCCCCAGGGCAGGGTCAAGGTCGATCAGGTCGCTGAGTGCATGGCCATGAGCCGACGTACCTTGCAACGGCGACTGGGGGAGTCCGGAACGAGCTTTCAGAAAGTGCTGGACGATACTCGCCAGAACATGGCGCTTCGCTATCTTCGTGATTCACAGCTGCAGGTGACGCAGCTGTCTGACTTACTCGGCTATGCCGACCTCAGTGCCTTTTCGCGCGCGTTTACCCGCTGGTTTGGCATGCCGCCTTCACGGTGGACGCCGGATAACATCGGCTGA
- a CDS encoding 2,4'-dihydroxyacetophenone dioxygenase family protein gives MSMLPMLAKDHDSLLTLNNNEMPIYKDIMVPGLDVQPQYVDVNRGIWVLRVMFHPGVQLPMHYHTGSVHLWTLSGKWNYVEYPDQPQTAGCYLFEPGGSIHTFNVPADNTEVTDTLMLVEGANVNFDADGNYHSILDANSITLLIEQYIQENGMEPATYIKPSMPDFANKIKD, from the coding sequence ATGTCCATGTTGCCGATGCTTGCAAAAGATCACGATTCTCTGCTGACGCTGAACAACAACGAGATGCCCATCTACAAGGACATCATGGTTCCCGGTCTGGACGTCCAGCCCCAGTACGTTGACGTCAACCGTGGGATCTGGGTTCTGCGCGTCATGTTCCACCCCGGCGTTCAGCTACCGATGCACTACCACACCGGTTCTGTTCACCTGTGGACCCTGTCAGGCAAGTGGAACTACGTGGAGTACCCTGATCAGCCCCAGACCGCAGGTTGCTACCTTTTTGAGCCGGGCGGCAGCATCCACACCTTTAATGTGCCGGCCGACAACACTGAAGTGACTGACACCCTGATGCTGGTGGAGGGCGCCAACGTTAATTTTGATGCGGATGGCAATTACCACAGCATTCTGGATGCCAACTCCATCACTCTGTTGATTGAACAGTACATCCAGGAAAACGGCATGGAGCCGGCCACCTATATCAAGCCGTCCATGCCCGACTTTGCGAACAAGATTAAAGACTAA